The genomic window ttaaatggaatttgggaaaaattatatgatttgctATAACAAATCCAAGCGAACAATTTATGCAATGGCtgcaatattataaagaaaaacacatttgaaaaacTTAGAACTGTGATCAATGCACTTGCCAACTATGACTGTAAAGGAATGATGATGAAACATGATTCCCACCTCTAGACAAAGAGGTGGTAGATCAGGGGTGCAAAATGATATACATTTTTAGATGTGgccattgtatttttttttttttagactatGCTAGTTTTTACAAGGGAGAGTTGAGTTCTTTGGGGAGGGGAATAGTAGGGAGAAGGAAATTTGTGatcctctgaaaaatgaaaagtatcaataaagtatttaaataaaatgcatCCCCAAAAAAACTAGGCCATGAAGATGGGCAATATGCCTACACTTCTATCTGATCCCCATTTTCCCATAAGTTCTTGTGTTTTAAGGCCTAAAGTCTCTCTTTGGAGTTTCTCCTCATCCCCACTTAActgaatttgtctttaaaaatgtatttgtggGGTGCTTTTTGTTAGGATTTTTTACTCtccctaactaatgctaatcggtccttattcctaggcctatcagagaaaaaCTGGCAAATATAATATCATCAATCTCATGTCTGTTTTGAGGTTCTCAGAATCCTCCAGCTACTATCTCATAGAAAGTAGGTGAAGCATAATAACAGAGCACCCAAGGCTTTTCATGTTCTTTGTTCCATTATTTACAACATACAGATTGGGCAGGGGTCTTGCTATAGAAGTTGgcgaaatgaaaaaaaaagctgactCCTCTTTGTGAGTTGGGATCTCCTCCCCTACTCAAAGAAATCAGATATTTGTACATTCCcaatgcttggcacagtgcctggcacatagtaggtgcctagtAGTGCAGGGTACTAGGCAGACCTTCCAAGGTTtcttcatcaaaaatgaaagtctGCCCCAGAATTATAGGAACATTCAGTAATCAGAATTAATTCTTTCCTGATTGAGTTTAAGAGAGACTAAAATACCTTTGCCTAGGAAAATCAAAATGCTATGAAGGGACTTGCAAGGTCCCACTCATCAGGGAGTGTGGCAATGCTATGGAGCAATGGAACCACTTTAATTTTTTACTGGGTTAATTTCTTTTTGGGGGGcaaactgacttgcccaaagtcaacaGCTAGTGACCTGAAACCTAGGCTAGACTAATTTCAAAGAAGAGCCATCTAAATTGTTTAATCTCCCGATTCTATGGATTTTCTCTGAAAGTTCTAAATGATTCAGGGGCTGGTGGGTGCCCTGAGACAGGAGACAGGGGCTGGAAGTTAAGAGcattagagagaagaaacagtgAAAGtgtaatagaaataaggaaactggagAGAAGGTAGTAAGTTTAGAGGCaagaaagatgataaaaagaaGGATTGTGGAAGATGAGGGAGAGGAAATAGGGGAGGACCAAGGAGATAATAGCCATGTAAAACATGAAAGAAACACTTAAGATTTCTTTTCTCAGCTAGACTGTAATTTCCTCCAGAAgtaatttgtgtgtgtatgtgtgtgtacgtcCTCAACCAAACACTCAGCATAGCACCCTGCTCAGACTAGATTCTCAGCAAATACCATCTCCAGAAGGAAGGGAGGTCATCAGGCAAacagaaaagatgaagaattggAGACAGGAAAAATGGGAATAGGTGGTGTGAAAGGACCAGAGAATGAAAGCTTAGTGGGGAcgtgatagctgtcttcaagtatttgaaggactgtcacaTTAGACAGGGATTGGACTTGTTCTGCTGGTCCCAAGGGGTCCAACTAAGAGTAATAGATGAGATTTATGAGATGGCAAAATTAGgcctcattaaaataaaaattccctaaCAATTAAGACCTACCCAAAAGAAGAATGGATTGCTTCTCAAGGGAGTGGCTTTCCTTCAGTCTCTTGAGTCAGAGGTTGGAGAACTTTTGTCAGCTATATTGTAAGATTTTTTCTTGAGATAGGGGTTTGGATTAGATAACTCCTTTCCAACTCAGATTCCGTAATTCTGTGATTAGAGCTGAAGTTTGCAAGAGGCTGTATGTACTGGGAAGCCTTTGGGACAGGCATCTGCCCCTTCACCCAGCCAGGAGCTGAGGGAATTGAGTGAGGGGCTCAGAATGACAGATTTTCATTAGCTAGCTACCTTGTTCCTAATCATTCTGATTCTCTGGCAGCTGAAGTAGAAGGGTCAGGGGCACTCTAGAGTTTGAAGCTGATGAGTATCACCCCAGGGAATCCCATGCCAACCTAtgaacatgcacacacatgcttACCCACACAGATCAGTCCCAGTCCAGGGAAGTCCCTGATATAGTTGTATTTTGATGGGGAAATGCTGGGCATGATGGCCAGACTGCCTGCTGAGTGTGTTACTTACTGggacaaccagaaaaaaaagaggaaaacccAAATTCAAGATACAAAAACAGCATTAGATACCAAGAGGTCAAATGCAGTAGTAGAGTGAGTGGTTTAGATTAAATGATCTTATAGGTCCCTTTCTGGTTCTTACATTCTGTACTTTGTCAGAGATAACAGGCACAAGAAGGGGAGGGGGATAAATGCAAGAGGGCTTTTGAGACACTTACTGTAGTAAGGAAGACCCTGTTCAGAAGTTCCTAAGTTCTTGCTGGACATGACCTGACATCTTCattctcatctattaaaaaagatGAGGTAACTGGGAGGTAGGGGAAGGGTCCTACTGGGGCACCTTGAGTTTTTTGTTCTCTTAATaatcaatctctctgtctctctctttctcccctacAGCTCAACATCCTAGTGGACACAGGCAGCAGTAACTTCGCAGTAGGAGCTGCCCCGCATCCTTTCTTACATCGATACTACCGGAGACAGCTGTGAGTGcagggaggatgaggaggagggacACCCCATCTCCCTCCCAGTCCTCTCCTAGAAATTCACCTCTCCCACTTATGGAGGAACCAAGGTCCCTTAATTCTCTAATGAAGAGCGGAGGGCAGGGACTAGTAACTGAGAGGATGAGGAGCAAGACCCAGAGGGCATATTCTGAGGGGACAGAGACTGAGGTTGGTAGGAGAAGCAGAACTACAGAGATTCTCATTTGCTGAGAAGTGAACAAGCATAGCTGGTTGCAAACAAAATGACCCTATAGTTCACAGGGTAGTAATGAGGGTCATGTCTGTAAGATACAAGTGTCTCCCGCATGCTTCACAGTCCATTGGTAAGTCTCCGTTGCCATAACCACACTAGCCACAAAAAGATGAGCTGAAATGACTCCCATGATGTCTCCTTCCCATGAGGGTCTGGGGAATCCCAAAACCTACACTACTTGTCCTTTCATAAGCCCCTAGCGTGGGTGGAAATTCAGAGTAGAAGTGCCTATTAACTTTGCCCAAGAGAAATCCCCCTCCCATTGCAGACACACAGAGTTCCCCTAGACAGAGTAGACAGTTTGGCAGGACAAAGGGCCAAAATAGGGCTCAGAGGAAGAGATGATGAACTGAGCTGAGAATGCTACATAgtctggaaaggaagaaaaaccagGGTTGGAAGAAATCACTGACACAGGTGTGGAAAGAATCATGGGGTTCACTAGTGAACATATGGATTAGAGAAGatgcagagaagagagaaagagataagaatgTTTCTGAAATACCCTCTTTTTGGGGCCACAAGGGCACTTCAAACCAAATGTGAATCCCAAACTTGCCTTCtattgctttctctctttccacctccTTAAGCAGTTGACAGACAGGGGAACATGGTCAAAGTCAATGAAGAGGAATCATTCCCTTCTCTGACCCTCCTCCGTAGCAGCTAAAGCACTGGTTATGTGCCATTGAGTTAAGAATATGATTTCACAAATATCTGAACCTATGGAGATGAGTGAATGGCTGGGAAATATCCAAGCAGGCAAGGTGGTTATCCACAAGTAGGGGGCTGTAAATTAGTAGTATATTACATGCACCTGTGTAAAAACTTGGAGCTTGCCCAGATCTTAGTGCTCTTTGTAATCTGCTCTGAGGGTTCCCTACCGTTCCTTCCTGGCACACTCTCTGTCACCCGGTTGGCACCACCAGGTCCCAATGCAGCAAGGGAGTCAATGagtccttttctctgggagctcAGCCAAGCTGGGAGAGGAAGAGATGCCCCTGGCTGCCCTTCTGGAACCAGGCACAATGCACAATGCCCAGGCTTGTTTCCCACAGGGCCCTGGCCCAAGACGTAGGGAAATGAGCCGATGAGGCAGTTTCTGAAGAAGCTCCAGCTCCACTTCTCTTTGTCAGATTGTATGGTGCCCTTAACCATTGTGTTCTCAGGACAAAAATGAGATGTCTAAGGAGTTTAGCCCCCTTCTATGAACATCTAGATATGGGTAGGAACCTAGGAGGAAGAACCCAGAGTCCTAACTCCAGTGGGAATGGGTATCAAACTAAAAAGGTAATGGGACTTTGGTAGCCACACATCCCAAATTGGAGATTCTATAACACTTAATATATGTTACCAGAAGTGATTTCCTTACCCCAAAACACCTCTACATCTACACTCTTTTCACAGATCCAGTACTTATCGAGACTTACGGAAGGGCGTATATGTGCCCTACACCCAGGGCAAGTGGGAGGGCGAGCTGGGCACTGACCTAGTAAGCATCCCTCACGGCCCAAATGTCACCGTACGTGCCAACATTGCTGCCATCACCGAGTCTGACAAGTTCTTCATCAATGGCTCTAACTGGGAAGGCATCCTGGGGCTGGCCTATGCGGAGATTGCCAGGGTGAGGAAACAGAGGGCTGGTGCTAAGCACTGCATGGGGATGAATGGCAAAGGGACTGCCTACGGGAGGAACTGGAGAAGGAGAAATGGGCTTGAACTGAAacataaagaaattatgaaagtaTAAGacactaaaaatgattttttagaaaatttttgaAGAATGGGTGAGTGATGGAGTGAGAAATGCATTTGGTagtaaaaattatgtaaaaacaaatagtAAGCTTTTAAAAAAGTGAGATTCCCATTTGCCTGGAAGAAGTTAGACATGTATGATGGGATTAAAAGGATGACCTTATTCAAAGATTCCATAAGAACTCTTATCTCATCAGCACCTCTCAGTTGGCATTGTCATTGCCCCGGTCAAAATTCAATTGACCATCACCTTTTCTGCCCTAAGGCTAGCTCCAAGATGATTCTTGAAGGGGACTTCCAAGGTTCTCCACCCCAACAACTGTTTTGCTCTGGCATGGAAACTGGGTTCTTTCCCCTAGTTCCCTTGTCTCTGCCCCAGCATCTCCCTCTACTTCTCTCTTTGTCAGCCTGATGACAGCCTAGAGCCTTTTTTCGACTCTCTGGTGAAGCAGACCCAAGTACCCAACCTCTTCTCCTTACAGCTGTGTGGCACCGGCTTCCCAAACCTCAACCAGTCTGAGGCACTGGCCTCAGTTGGTGGGAGCATGGTAAGTAGGTTCTGGGGCAGGCACTAGAAGGGCAGATGGGCAGAGACCAGCTAGCATCTCCTCCCTTGGGACTAAGCCAGAAGCAATTCAGGGGCTGCTAACCCTTTATTTTTCTCAACACTGGTCAGATCCTTTCCTGATACCTGGGATCTACCACTAAAAAGATTCACGGGAAACTTGCAATGGGGTCAGATGAAAGACAAAGATGATTAAAGAATTGAAGAACAAACTTATCACAAAACATTACAAGAACTGACACGATTTagtctgaagaagaaaatagtgaaTGGTTCTCCATCCTCACAAATTACAGCAAGAGCAAGTTGGGTAAAATCTAACTAACTTCCAAACAAAAAGGGTTATATGAAAAGGGAATGAGTGACTGGGAAAGATATAGTAGCTGCtgctaaataaaaattattaaaggagAAATCCTCAAACCGTCTGAAGTGGTTTAAGGACAGTCAGACCTGCAGCAAGAGAATAAAAACCATGATTCCTAAAAGTCTCTGCCACCCAAAGAgacacagttttttgtttttgtttttttggtactCCATTACATCTGATATTTGACCTCTTCCTCATGCCCCAAGGTTCCTAATGCCCTGTGTTCCTAGTTCCCTAAGGGACATACCCCGTGGACTACAGCATGATATACAAgctaattctctctttctctctccagatCATTGGGGGCATTGACCATTCCCTATATGTGGGCAGTCTATGGTACACACCTATCCGCCGAGAGTGGTACTATGAAGTCGTTATTGTTCGGGTGGAGATCAATGGGCAGGACCTGAAAATGGATTGCAAAGAGGTAAGAGTACCAGGAATACTGGGAATGAGAAGGCCCACCTTGATTGCTAAGGAGCTCCTGATTAAGGAGTGGAATGATAGGCCAAGAACAGGCTTTGGGAAGAACTGAGGAAGGGAGCTGTGTCTCAGTCAATAACTCAACAGTGAGGGCAGGAAATCCATCTGTAAGGGCAGAGTCTGGAAAGAGTATTCACTCCAGACCACATGTGTGGTCCAATGGAAAAGATATGTGCCACATGaacatcttttcttctctctagtACAACTACGACAAAAGCATTGTGGACAGCGGCACCACCAACCTGAGACTGCCTAAGAAAGTGTTTGAAGCTGCAGTCAAGTCCATCAAGACAGCCTCTTCGGTCAGTGGAATTAATGGACAACATGTAGGCATTGAAGGGAGTCAGTGGGGAAAGTGATATggaaagaaagcacaaaaatacCCTTATAGAATGCTCTGACATAATGCTACAGTTCTAGAGACAGAGCTATCTTTGGATGTTGGTCTTTCCCCATCTTTCTCAGCTATGGTCTGCCCTATCTTCCACCTCAAGCTCCACCCTTTCCCCCATTCATATCAAAAATTAGAGAATGAATAGTTGGTGGTTTTCAGAAGCCATTTAGTCTTGCCTATATATTAAGTCTGAATATCTTTTATGTAACTCCAGCAAATAGTGGTTCAACCACTATTTGAAGATTTTTAGGAGATCCATTCCAATGTAATATTTTGTTAGCCAAAAGCTATATCCCTATATAAGCTCTATCCCTTGGTTCTAACTGTCCTCTATAGGGATAAGCAAAATAAGtcaaatcaaatgacaaaatttcAAATAGCTAAAGGTAGTTCTTGTTCTCTGATCCCACTCCAtctcctcttcatttctttcagcTGATTCTAGGATATTTCTAAGAAATTCACCATCTAGTTATGTCTACTATATGtaactcagtttcttccttcGTTAGTCCAATTTTCCATCAGGGTCAAACAAGGGAAGGTCCTtagcaggggggaaaaaaattagcagATGTAATACAGGCCACTTTCTTCTTATAACTACTCTTTCCCACTTCTTTCTTTTTGGccaagacagacagagaaattcCCAGATGGCTTCTGGCTAGGGGAGCAGCTGGTATGCTGGCAAGCTGGCACTACCCCCTGGAACATCTTTCCAGTTATCTCACTCTACCTAATGGGGGAAGTCACTAATCAGTCCTTCCGCATCACCATCCTGCCACAGGTATGTCTCCTCCTTGGCCAAACTGGGCttcaggaaaagaaaggaaggtaaaCAATGTGGTTGTGAGGAATATAACACAGACATTAGGCACAGCTGAATGGAACAaaacaaatatggaaaagaaCTACTGGATTAGACTTTTTGGAAAACTGTCTCAGAACAGGCAAAGTATTTCATCGAGTCTGTTTGCTCATTCCAAATGCCCTACTTCACAGGAatgttgtaagaatcaaaggagataaaaacattatattaaaaatgaattatttatgaATACCTCAGGACCAGAGAAAAGATCGGGTGAGTTTGAGTGGGATGTCGTTCACCCTATGCTCATTTATCCCCAGCAATACCTAAGGCCAGTGGAGGACGTTGCCACATCTCAAGATGACTGCTACAAGTTTGCCATCTCACAATCATCCACGGGCACTGTTATGGGAGCTGTTATCATGGAAGGCTTTTATGTTGTCTTTGACCGAGCTCACAAACGAATTGGCTTTGCTGTCAGTGCCTGCCATGGTGAGAACACAGGCGTTGGGAAGCCAAAGGGTCTGTATTTTTCTGGTTGGATAGTTAGGATATCTGGGTCTGTGCCAACTTGGTGAGGAACTACCTGCCCCTCAAAGTCACATACTGAGCAAGAGGTGTCAATACCTATCTTGTTTCTTGAGCCTACAATTCAAGCACAGTGATCCTTGCTGGAAAAGCCCAAGAGATGAGAGGTAACCCTGAAAAAGATGTAGTGTCCTAGAGTCCAGGGAAAGATAAGCAGCCACGGTAGATGGACAATGAACTCCTTGGTGATACTTAGCTTTTGGGTGCACCATCACTTGGGAAAGGAAAGTAAGAACAAGACTGTGTAGCTAATATTAGGGCTGGCATTATGTGGCCCTCAGAAAACAAAGAAGCATGAGGCTTATAGAGTTTCTCTGCCTATTAATGACAGGATGCTCCTCACCTATAATAGGATGTTATctgagagtttaaaaaaatctaagaggGAAGCTCTGACAGCTCCCATAAGAACCAAATTCTAGGGTCtcacagttttcatttttttcacgtCTAACCCAAACTACTTTCAAGCTCACATGACAACTTTCTCCACCCTTTCACAGTGCACGATGAGTTCCGGACAGCAGCAGTGGAAGGCCCCTTTGTTACCACAAACATGGAGGACTGTGGCTACAACATTCCACAGACAGATGAGTCGACCCTCATGACCATAGCCTATGTCATGGCTGCCATCTGTGCTCTCTTCATGCTTCCACTCTGCCTCATGGTGTGCCAATGGCGCTGCCTCCGTTGCTTGCGCCGTCAGCAGGATGACTTTGCTGATGACATCTCTCTACTCAAATGAAGGGCCCTCAAGCCTCACAGGCCCTCAATGGCTGTCTACTCTGGCAGGAGACATGGAGACAGAACATGTGACCAGAGCACCTCAGGACCCTTACCCACCAGCCTGCCTACCTTGACAGAGAGAGAACCAGAAGATGTTGGCACGGTGCGTCCCACAGGGATAATGGCtttagaagggggaagagaaaagaaggaatctCTCCAATGGCAGGAAACCCCTTGGTCACGTCAAACCTCAGCTAGGAAATTTTCTGCTGCTTGAAACTTCATCCCTAAAAATTTTACCACTTCACCTAGTTCTCTTCAACCCaaatccttctcttttccttattctCAGAATTGGTACCAGACCCAGCCTTTTCCCTAATGGTGTCCTGGGATTGGAAATGGCCCACCCTCATTCTCTTCAGCAGGGGTTAATGTACAATATTGCCCCTTATTTTTGTGTAGAACCTACATAAACAACCCTGATTTGACTACAGGGGTAAAGTTTCTTAAAATCTGTGAATAGATTGGggtatttaaatgatttttattaggggagaagagaggacagGTAATGATAAGAAGGgtagacagagaaggaaaggggaaattaGGGAAAAGCAGTAAATGGGAAAAACAGTTTTAGGTCTTGCTATCTACACAAAATACCATATCATCTAACTTGACCACAAAGACTCTGAtttggcaaagcactccagttgTCATGAAATTACCAGATTGGCCCCCACTCTATGGCCATCGATACTCCCTCTCCTATTCTTCCCAAATGACCTtaaggaaaatacaaagaaaacctTGCAAAATTTGACCAGTCCTCATAATCTGCCTTCAGCAAAGAACAACTAGATTGCAAACCCAATTTCTCCCACTGAGGTCCACTTAGCAAATGACTTTTTTCATAGCCTGAACCCTCTAATCCTAGAGCATCACTATTAGAATTTTGCTAAGATTCCCAAACTTCCTACACTTCCTCCTCCCTTTATTTTCATACCCACATAGAGTATAAACAGAATAAGGCAGAGCTTGGCTATACTTCTTGAGCTACCCAATCACAGGGTCTCATCTCTTTTCTTCCTACCCCTTTACTAAGCCACAAAgctcctgaggattttgaagctAGGGAGTTAAGTGAAGTGATCCCAGACTTTCTCCTAAATCTTTGAAAAGAGAATCCAGGACTTTCAGCAAGTATGGAGTTGGGACCTTGGGCCTCTGCCTGGATCTCCTTTGTATTCACAGGTAAACAGGAATCAGgcatctccctccctctcccaggCCTCTCACCATGCTACCATTTCCCTCCCATGCCACTTTACATTCAGGTGGATGAAGCATCTTCCAGTGCCACTGGTACAGTACTGATAACTCTCCGAACTCAGTGCTCTCTGGTGCTGTTGCCGTCTTCAGTACCAAGAGGTTAGCAGCCTCCATCACATAGCTTCCTCATCTCACTGGAAGCTTTTCTTCCCTGAGTGCCATTCTTTCCCTTGGTTCCTTGGCTCTCCAGCCCAAGTGTTATCTTGCTACCTAGGGCTGGGCACTGGGGGAACAAGCTAATCTACCCACAGAGGAACTGCTGTAGCATTAGCAGGAAGTCATAAAGTAAATACTACTGCTCAATTCCACCATAGCTCTCTCGAAGGAagccttcccccacccccaacactTTTTTCCTAATTTAGCCCAGCCAGTGTACATGGAATCTGCCAGGACTCCTTTTCTGTGGGTGTGAGGTGGGGCAAGGGTGAGGGGAGAAAACCCTTGGGGA from Sminthopsis crassicaudata isolate SCR6 chromosome 3, ASM4859323v1, whole genome shotgun sequence includes these protein-coding regions:
- the BACE1 gene encoding beta-secretase 1; this translates as MAQALPWILLWMGAGVLCTQSGIRLPLKSGLPLGLRLPREAIEELDEPNQLLSRRSSFIEMVDNLRGKSGQGYYVEMTVGSPPQTLNILVDTGSSNFAVGAAPHPFLHRYYRRQLSSTYRDLRKGVYVPYTQGKWEGELGTDLVSIPHGPNVTVRANIAAITESDKFFINGSNWEGILGLAYAEIARPDDSLEPFFDSLVKQTQVPNLFSLQLCGTGFPNLNQSEALASVGGSMIIGGIDHSLYVGSLWYTPIRREWYYEVVIVRVEINGQDLKMDCKEYNYDKSIVDSGTTNLRLPKKVFEAAVKSIKTASSTEKFPDGFWLGEQLVCWQAGTTPWNIFPVISLYLMGEVTNQSFRITILPQQYLRPVEDVATSQDDCYKFAISQSSTGTVMGAVIMEGFYVVFDRAHKRIGFAVSACHVHDEFRTAAVEGPFVTTNMEDCGYNIPQTDESTLMTIAYVMAAICALFMLPLCLMVCQWRCLRCLRRQQDDFADDISLLK